GCGGTACGCCCGGCGGCGGTGACGACGGCGGCACCGGTGGCGGTGACCCGGAGAACGGCCGGCGGCCCAGCGGCGGAGGAGTGCCCGGGGGCGGCCGTGAGGGCTCGTTCGACCGCGCGGGGACGACCGTGCGCGGCGGCGTCGGCACGCCCGGCACCGGTGGCATCGCCACCCACCTGTCGCCCGCCGCGCCCGAGACGGGCGGCGGGTTCGACGGCGGTACGCTCCGCAGCGGTTCCGGTGGGGGCTGAGCCACCGCATGCTCTGCCACGTCTGCCGCGTCCACGTGCGGCGCGACTTCCCGTACTGCCTGCACTGCGGCACCCCGCGCCGGGGTGCCGCGCCGACCGCGTTCGCCGCGCCGCGGCTGCGCGGCCTCGACGACCCCGCCCTCGCCGTCGACCTGACCGGCCGGGTCACCACCCTGGGCCGCGGCGAGGACAACGACCTCGTCCTGGCCGACGGCAGCGTCTCGCGCCGCCACGCACGCGTCGTCCGCACCGCCGACGGCTTCCGGATCGAGGACCTCGACTCCTTCAACGGCACCGCGGTCGGCGGCGCCGACCTGCACGGCGGCACGGCCACGCTGTCCGACGGCGCCGAACTGTCCGTCGGTGACGTACGCCTGGTCTTCGAGCAGCCCCGGGACGCCCGGATCGGCTCGCGCACCATGGTCGTCGGCACCCAGCAGACGCACCTGCCCCCCGCCGGGCAGGAGGAGGCGCCGGAAGCGCACGGCCCGCTCACCGCGCGCCCCCGCCGCCGCTCGGGCTGGGCGCTCAAGCGGGTACCCGGCGGACACGGTGCCCCCCGCTGGGTGCTCAGCGCCAGCCGCACCGGGCGCTATCTGGAGCTCGACGAGCGCCAGGTCTTCCTGTGGCACGCCGTCGACGGCGAGAACACCGTGCGCGACCTGCTGTTCGCCTACGCCGACCGGTACGGCGAACTGGCCCTGCCCCGCATCGAGTCCACGCTCGCCGCGTTCGCGGACGCCGGACTGCTGCGCGGCCTGCCCGGCCGGCCGGAGGAGGAGGAACCGCCCGCCGGCTGGCGCCGGGCGGCCCGCACGCTGTACCGGACGCTGCTGAGACTGGAGGTGTCGGTCCCCGGCCTCGACCGGCTGGTGAGCCGGCTCTACCGGGCCTTCGGCTGGCGGCTGTTCACCCGGACCGGCGTGGTGCTCGCCTGGCTGTCGGTGGCCGGCGGCCTCGTCGCGTTCCTCGCCGCCCGTGGCCGTCACCGCCTGCTCGACTTCGGCGGGGCCGGCGCCCTCGGCCCCGTCCTGCTGGCCGCCGGATACGTCACCGCCCTGCTCGTCCACGAACTGACGCACGCGCTCGCCGTCAAGTCGTACGGCCGCAAGGTCAGACGGGGCGGATTCCTGCTGATGATGGGGATGCCGTTCGCGTTCGTGGACACCAGCGACATGTGGTTCGGCACCCGCTGGTCCCGGGTCGTGGTGGCCCTGTCCGGGCCGCTGTCCACGGCGGCACTGGCCGGCTGGTGCGCGGCCGGCGCCGCCCTGCTGCCCGCGGGACCCGCCTCCGCCCTCCTGTACCACCTGGCCTTCGGCCTCTATCTGAACACCCTCTACAACTTCAATCCCCTGATGCCGCTGGACGGTTACCAGGCGCTGACCGACGTGCTGCGGGTGCCCCGGCTGCGCGAGGAGGCGAGCGCCTACTTCCGCACCGGCCTGTGGCGGGACCTCCGCGCCGGCCGGCGGCCGGGCCCCCGGCAGACGGGCATGGCCGCCTACGGCCTGGCGGTCGTCGTCGGCACCTACGGCTTCCTGGGCCTCGCCCTGCTGGCCTGGCGCTCCCGGATCGGCGACCTGCTCCAGGGCCGGCTGCCCGGGCCCTGGACCACGGCCGTCGAGGCGGCCGTGGTCGCCCTGGTCGCCTTCCCCGTGTGGGCGGCGCCGGTACGCGCGCTGCTGCGCCGGGCCCGGCGCCGACGGCACCCGGAGGACCTGCCCGGCGCCGCCACGCCCGTACCCCTGGAGGGCACGGCATGACCCGCGACACGCACCCCGCGACGGACCACGGCGACGGCTGGGCCGTACCCGGGTACACGGCCGTACGCACCCTCGGCGAGGGCGCCGGCGGCCGGGTCGTCCTCGCCCGGCACACCCCGACCGGGGCCCCCGTCGCCGTCAAGTACCTGAGCGAACGCCTGCGCGGCGACCGGGAGTTCCTGGCCCGCTTCCGGGCCGAGGCCCGGCTGCTCGGCGAACTGCGGCACCCGTGCGTGGTGCGCCTGTACGAGTACGTCGAGGCGCGCGCCGGAGCCGCGATCGTGATGGAGGCGGTGGACGGCGTCAGCCTGCGCCACCTGCTGCGCCGGCACGGCGCGACCGGCCCCGAGGCCGCGCTCGTCCTGCTCAAGGGCTCCCTGCTGGGCCTGGGCGCGGCCCACACCGCCGGGGTGGTGCACCGCGACTACAAGCCGGAGAACGTCCTGGTCCGCGCCGACGGCACCAGCGCGCTCGCCGACTTCGGCATCGCCGTGCGCGACGGCCGGGAGGCCGCGGCCGCGGGCACCCCCGCCTACATGGCCCCGGAGCAGTGGGAGGACCGGCCCGCCGGCCCCGCCGCCGACGTCTACGCCGCGTCCGTGGTGTTCTTCGAGTGCCTGACCGGGCGGCGCCCCTTCGCCGCCGACGACCCGGCCGCGCTGCGCCTGCAGCACCTGCGGGCACCGGCCCCGCTGGACGGCGTACCCGCACCGGTGCGCGGGCTGCTGCGCGCCGGCCTCGCCAAGGACCCGGCGGACCGGCCCGGCGTCGAGGCGTTCCTCGCCGACCTCGAACGCCGCGCCACCGAGGCGTACGGCGCCGGCTGGGAGGAGCGCGGCCGCCGCCGGCTGGCCGAACTCGCCGCGCTGCTCGCCGTGCTGTTCCCGTTCACCGCGACCGCGACGCTGGACGCCCCGGCCCGGGCGCTGACCCTGCTCGGCCGCCTGCGCGGCGGCGGCCGGCGGCTGGCCGCCGGTGGGGTGGCCGCGCTCGCGGTCGTCGCGGGCGGAGCGACGTACGCCTCCGGCCGGCCGTACGACACGGCCACGACGGTGGCGAGCTCCACCCCCTCGCCCGCCGTCTCCCCGACGGGACCCGGCGCCTCGGCCACGCCCCCGGCCCCGGCCGCCGGCCACCGCCCCGCCCACGGCGGACGACACACCCACCGGCCCGCCGTCCGACGGCCCGACCCCCGCGCCCACGCCGTCCACGCCGTCCACGGACCCGACCGCACCGGCCGCGCCGACCCCGACCGCGGACAGCCCCGGCACGGTCACCGTCACCATCGGCTCCTGGCAGCGCGGGCCGAAGCCGGACATGCTCGTCGCGGCGGTCACGGTCGGGACGACGGGCACCGGACCGCTCACCGTCACCGCCGACTACTACGTCGACACACCCGCTGACCCCTACGGCTCCCAGAGTCGGCCGCTGTCCGGGAGCACCCGCTACGACCTGACCTTCGAGGCCGACTTCTCCAACCACCCCTGCCGGGGAACCTGGGACGTCACCCTCAGCAG
Above is a genomic segment from Streptomyces collinus Tu 365 containing:
- a CDS encoding FHA domain-containing protein; this encodes MLCHVCRVHVRRDFPYCLHCGTPRRGAAPTAFAAPRLRGLDDPALAVDLTGRVTTLGRGEDNDLVLADGSVSRRHARVVRTADGFRIEDLDSFNGTAVGGADLHGGTATLSDGAELSVGDVRLVFEQPRDARIGSRTMVVGTQQTHLPPAGQEEAPEAHGPLTARPRRRSGWALKRVPGGHGAPRWVLSASRTGRYLELDERQVFLWHAVDGENTVRDLLFAYADRYGELALPRIESTLAAFADAGLLRGLPGRPEEEEPPAGWRRAARTLYRTLLRLEVSVPGLDRLVSRLYRAFGWRLFTRTGVVLAWLSVAGGLVAFLAARGRHRLLDFGGAGALGPVLLAAGYVTALLVHELTHALAVKSYGRKVRRGGFLLMMGMPFAFVDTSDMWFGTRWSRVVVALSGPLSTAALAGWCAAGAALLPAGPASALLYHLAFGLYLNTLYNFNPLMPLDGYQALTDVLRVPRLREEASAYFRTGLWRDLRAGRRPGPRQTGMAAYGLAVVVGTYGFLGLALLAWRSRIGDLLQGRLPGPWTTAVEAAVVALVAFPVWAAPVRALLRRARRRRHPEDLPGAATPVPLEGTA
- a CDS encoding serine/threonine-protein kinase, translated to MTRDTHPATDHGDGWAVPGYTAVRTLGEGAGGRVVLARHTPTGAPVAVKYLSERLRGDREFLARFRAEARLLGELRHPCVVRLYEYVEARAGAAIVMEAVDGVSLRHLLRRHGATGPEAALVLLKGSLLGLGAAHTAGVVHRDYKPENVLVRADGTSALADFGIAVRDGREAAAAGTPAYMAPEQWEDRPAGPAADVYAASVVFFECLTGRRPFAADDPAALRLQHLRAPAPLDGVPAPVRGLLRAGLAKDPADRPGVEAFLADLERRATEAYGAGWEERGRRRLAELAALLAVLFPFTATATLDAPARALTLLGRLRGGGRRLAAGGVAALAVVAGGATYASGRPYDTATTVASSTPSPAVSPTGPGASATPPAPAAGHRPAHGGRHTHRPAVRRPDPRAHAVHAVHGPDRTGRADPDRGQPRHGHRHHRLLAARAEAGHARRGGHGRDDGHRTAHRHRRLLRRHTR